In Paenibacillus phoenicis, one genomic interval encodes:
- a CDS encoding aspartate carbamoyltransferase catalytic subunit → MALTATALKERSLLGLKDLSTAEISSILDRAAYWDAKEEKMIPVLKEHFVANMFFENSTRTRFSFEMAEKRLGAQVLNFAAAASSVEKGESIYDTVRTLESMGIDAGVIRLKPIGVLEELAKRVSVPLVNAGDGNNEHPTQALLDLYTMRQHFGELGGLKVSIIGDIKHSRVARSNLWALQKFGAEVKLCAPDNMQAPELSAYAPYVPMDEALCADVVMMLRVQLERHVGGLIKSAEEYRLHYGLTEERAASLAPHALIMHPAPVNRGVEIDDAVVEHPQSRIFKQMQNGVPIRMAVLERALL, encoded by the coding sequence ATGGCGCTGACCGCAACCGCACTGAAAGAACGCAGCCTCCTCGGGCTGAAGGATTTAAGCACAGCGGAAATTTCCTCGATTCTCGACCGGGCCGCCTATTGGGATGCCAAGGAAGAGAAGATGATTCCGGTGCTGAAGGAGCACTTTGTTGCGAATATGTTTTTCGAAAACAGTACGCGCACCCGCTTCTCGTTTGAGATGGCAGAGAAACGGCTGGGTGCCCAGGTGCTGAACTTCGCGGCAGCCGCCTCCAGCGTAGAGAAAGGCGAGTCGATTTACGACACGGTTCGCACGTTGGAATCGATGGGGATTGACGCCGGGGTGATCCGGTTGAAGCCGATCGGTGTGCTGGAGGAGTTGGCGAAGCGGGTATCGGTACCGCTGGTGAATGCCGGAGACGGCAACAATGAGCATCCGACGCAAGCGCTGCTGGATCTATATACGATGAGGCAGCACTTCGGGGAACTCGGCGGGCTGAAGGTATCGATCATCGGGGATATCAAGCATAGCCGGGTTGCACGTTCGAATCTGTGGGCGCTGCAAAAATTCGGCGCCGAAGTGAAGCTGTGCGCGCCGGACAATATGCAAGCACCGGAGCTCAGCGCGTATGCGCCTTACGTTCCGATGGACGAAGCGCTTTGCGCCGATGTGGTGATGATGCTGCGAGTGCAGCTGGAACGCCATGTTGGCGGGCTGATTAAGTCGGCCGAAGAATATCGACTGCATTACGGCTTGACGGAGGAGCGGGCCGCGAGCCTTGCGCCGCACGCGCTGATCATGCACCCGGCACCAGTGAACCGGGGCGTTGAGATCGACGATGCGGTGGTGGAGCACCCGCAATCCCGCATCTTCAAGCAGATGCAAAACGGGGTTCCAATCCGCATGGCGGTTCTGGAACGCGCTTTGCTGTAG
- the pyrR gene encoding bifunctional pyr operon transcriptional regulator/uracil phosphoribosyltransferase PyrR has translation MSNESHIIMDETAIRRALTRIAHEILERNKGIEGCVLAGIKTRGVYLAKRLAERLESIEGTAIPWGELDVTNYRDDKVDAAQGAAKATFPVSIQGKKVILFDDVLYTGRTIRAAMDAIMDCGRPESIQLAVLADRGHRELPIRADYVGKNVPTSRSEEIEVLLTEHDGTDLVRILHAREGN, from the coding sequence GTGAGCAACGAAAGTCATATCATTATGGACGAAACCGCGATTCGGAGGGCACTGACAAGAATTGCACATGAAATATTGGAACGTAACAAAGGCATCGAGGGTTGTGTATTGGCCGGCATCAAAACAAGAGGGGTCTACCTCGCGAAACGGCTGGCTGAACGCTTGGAGAGCATCGAAGGAACCGCCATTCCATGGGGCGAGCTTGACGTAACGAACTATCGCGACGACAAAGTGGATGCTGCCCAAGGGGCTGCCAAGGCCACGTTCCCGGTATCGATTCAAGGCAAGAAAGTGATCCTGTTCGACGATGTCCTCTACACGGGACGGACGATTCGGGCTGCCATGGACGCGATCATGGATTGCGGCCGTCCGGAGTCGATCCAGTTGGCGGTGCTCGCCGACCGGGGACACCGGGAGTTGCCGATCCGGGCTGATTACGTTGGCAAGAACGTTCCAACCTCGCGATCGGAAGAAATCGAAGTGCTCTTGACCGAGCATGACGGCACCGATCTGGTTCGCATCCTGCATGCACGGGAGGGGAACTAA
- a CDS encoding LL-diaminopimelate aminotransferase: MSTLNGQETYIQQQFAERIGGANYGKDTAIYKFEKIKRAKAAAKKDFPDIELIDMGVGEPDDMADAGIVAKLAEEAAKRENRGYADNGIAEFKEAAAKYLHDVFGVEGIDPVTEVVHSIGSKPAIAMLPSCFINPGDITIMTVPGYPIIGTHTKYLGGEVYTVPLTEENDFLPDLDAIPEEIARKAKLMYLNYPNNPTGASATKEFFAKVVDWAKKYHVVIVHDAPYAALTYDGLKPLSFLSVPGAKDVGVELHSLSKSYNMTGWRIGFVAGNPLIIKAFSDVKDNNDSGQFIAIQKAAAYGLAHPEITERIAEKYSRRHELLVNALNDLGFKAKKPKGSFFLYVQAPKGVEGGPTFETAEDFSQFLIREKLISTVPWDDAGHYVRFSVTFIADGEEEERRVISEIKRRLGDLKFIF, translated from the coding sequence ATGAGTACGCTGAATGGACAGGAAACTTATATTCAACAGCAATTTGCAGAGCGCATTGGCGGGGCAAATTACGGCAAAGACACCGCTATTTATAAATTTGAGAAAATCAAACGTGCCAAAGCAGCTGCGAAGAAGGATTTTCCTGATATTGAGCTGATCGACATGGGCGTCGGCGAACCGGACGACATGGCCGATGCGGGCATCGTGGCCAAGCTGGCGGAGGAAGCAGCGAAACGCGAGAACCGCGGGTACGCTGACAACGGTATCGCCGAGTTCAAGGAAGCGGCGGCAAAGTATCTTCATGATGTTTTTGGCGTTGAAGGCATCGATCCGGTTACGGAAGTGGTGCACTCGATCGGCTCCAAGCCGGCGATCGCCATGCTGCCTTCTTGCTTCATCAATCCTGGTGATATCACGATTATGACCGTGCCGGGTTACCCGATTATCGGGACCCATACGAAGTATTTGGGCGGCGAGGTTTATACGGTGCCGTTGACGGAGGAAAATGACTTCCTGCCGGATTTGGACGCGATTCCGGAAGAGATCGCACGTAAGGCCAAGCTGATGTATTTGAATTACCCGAACAATCCGACGGGCGCGAGCGCGACAAAGGAGTTTTTTGCCAAAGTCGTGGACTGGGCGAAGAAATATCATGTCGTGATCGTACACGATGCACCGTATGCTGCTTTGACTTATGACGGCTTGAAGCCGCTGAGCTTCTTGTCCGTGCCAGGGGCGAAGGACGTAGGTGTCGAGCTGCACTCCTTATCCAAGTCGTACAACATGACGGGGTGGAGAATCGGGTTTGTTGCCGGCAACCCGCTGATCATTAAAGCGTTCAGCGACGTGAAGGACAACAACGATTCCGGCCAGTTTATCGCAATTCAGAAAGCGGCAGCTTACGGGCTGGCCCATCCGGAAATCACGGAGCGCATCGCTGAGAAATATTCGCGCCGCCACGAGCTGCTGGTGAACGCCCTTAACGACTTGGGCTTTAAGGCGAAGAAGCCGAAGGGATCGTTCTTTCTCTATGTGCAAGCGCCGAAGGGTGTGGAAGGCGGACCAACGTTTGAGACGGCCGAAGACTTCTCGCAGTTCTTGATCCGGGAGAAGCTGATTTCCACGGTGCCGTGGGACGATGCCGGCCATTACGTGCGGTTCTCCGTGACGTTTATCGCCGACGGTGAAGAAGAAGAACGCCGCGTCATTTCCGAAATCAAACGCCGCCTTGGCGATTTGAAGTTTATTTTTTAA
- a CDS encoding RluA family pseudouridine synthase gives MSLDQTLEDFEEEKLEWVAGPADAKERIDKYAKTQLGEEFSRSQIQLWIEAGNLVVNGAPVKANYKLAEGDRIVLVIPEAEPTEIVPEDIPLEIYYEDSDVIVVNKPRGMVVHPAPGHTSGTLVNALMFHCKDLSGINGELRPGIVHRIDKDTSGLIMAAKNDKAHASLAAQLKAHTVTRKYYALVHGNVSHDQGTVDAPIGRDPHDRKMYTVIERNSKHAVTHFQVVERFGDYTLLELKLETGRTHQIRVHMKFIGHPLVGDPLYGRSKGIKMDGQALHAAVLGFDHPEDGRYLEFSAPIPADMENVLQSLRNR, from the coding sequence ATGAGTTTGGATCAAACACTAGAGGATTTTGAAGAGGAGAAGCTCGAGTGGGTGGCCGGACCGGCCGACGCGAAAGAGCGAATCGATAAATATGCAAAAACGCAGCTGGGTGAAGAGTTCTCTCGTAGCCAGATTCAGCTGTGGATTGAAGCGGGGAACTTGGTTGTAAACGGGGCCCCGGTGAAAGCAAATTACAAGCTGGCAGAAGGCGACCGCATCGTGCTGGTGATTCCGGAGGCAGAGCCAACGGAAATCGTGCCGGAAGACATTCCGCTCGAAATTTATTATGAAGACAGTGATGTCATCGTCGTCAACAAGCCGCGCGGCATGGTTGTGCACCCGGCACCGGGTCATACTTCCGGGACGCTGGTGAACGCCTTGATGTTCCACTGCAAGGATCTGTCGGGCATCAACGGCGAGCTTCGACCTGGGATCGTGCATCGGATCGACAAGGACACGTCGGGCCTGATCATGGCGGCTAAGAACGATAAAGCGCACGCCTCGTTGGCGGCTCAGCTGAAGGCACATACGGTGACGCGGAAATATTATGCTCTGGTGCATGGCAACGTCAGCCATGACCAAGGCACGGTGGATGCGCCGATTGGCCGCGATCCCCATGACCGCAAAATGTATACAGTGATTGAACGGAACAGCAAGCATGCGGTAACGCATTTTCAAGTGGTTGAACGGTTTGGCGATTATACGCTGCTTGAGCTCAAGCTGGAAACCGGACGAACGCATCAAATCCGCGTGCATATGAAGTTTATCGGCCATCCGTTAGTGGGAGACCCGCTGTATGGACGCAGCAAAGGAATCAAAATGGACGGACAAGCGTTGCATGCCGCTGTGCTGGGGTTTGATCATCCGGAAGACGGACGGTATTTGGAGTTCAGCGCGCCGATCCCTGCGGATATGGAAAATGTGTTGCAATCATTGAGAAACCGTTAA
- the lspA gene encoding signal peptidase II, which yields MVYFLIALIVFLVDQGTKYWIATGLTIGEQIPVIGNFFLITSHRNRGAAFGILQNQRWFFIVVTTVVVIGIVWYLLKVKNQPNKMLPVALSLVLGGAIGNFLDRAVSGEVVDFLMFNFGSYTFPIFNVADSCIVVGVALIILDSLLELRREKQTAAQQEHEENV from the coding sequence GTGGTATACTTTTTGATTGCATTAATCGTTTTTCTGGTTGATCAAGGCACGAAATATTGGATTGCAACCGGACTGACGATCGGGGAACAGATCCCGGTGATCGGCAACTTTTTCCTGATTACCTCCCATCGGAACCGCGGCGCGGCGTTTGGCATTTTGCAGAATCAGCGCTGGTTTTTTATTGTGGTGACTACGGTTGTGGTGATTGGGATCGTCTGGTATTTGCTTAAAGTAAAAAATCAACCCAACAAAATGCTGCCGGTGGCGTTGTCTCTGGTGCTTGGCGGGGCAATCGGCAATTTCCTCGATCGTGCCGTCAGCGGGGAAGTCGTTGATTTTCTGATGTTTAATTTCGGTTCGTACACGTTCCCGATTTTTAACGTTGCGGATTCCTGCATTGTTGTTGGCGTGGCGCTGATCATTTTGGATTCGCTGCTGGAGCTTCGCCGGGAGAAGCAGACCGCAGCTCAACAGGAGCATGAGGAAAACGTATGA
- a CDS encoding TraR/DksA C4-type zinc finger protein, with amino-acid sequence MPHLTKAQLAELTAKLQETKSALTEQLSDNDHYGMNESMRDNTNELSQIDNHPGDLGSEVYERGKDLALAEHHELHLARVEDALERIEDGSYGYCATCGKPISYERLRAIPETAYCKDHSPQSFVSAKRPIEEIFLSPPFGRTSLDEREDQNGFDGEDAWQIVESYGTSNSPAMAEDREIDDYNDMEIEASEELDGFVEPYESFVATDIYGKNVCFYRNGVYRKHMSATEHLDSEDSLGTGPNTY; translated from the coding sequence ATGCCGCATTTGACGAAAGCCCAACTCGCGGAGCTTACCGCAAAACTGCAGGAAACCAAGTCCGCTTTAACCGAACAGTTGTCGGATAATGACCATTACGGTATGAATGAATCGATGCGCGATAATACCAATGAGCTGAGCCAGATCGATAATCACCCCGGGGACCTCGGTTCGGAAGTCTACGAGCGGGGAAAAGACCTCGCGCTCGCCGAGCATCATGAGCTGCATTTGGCCCGGGTCGAGGATGCGCTCGAACGGATCGAGGACGGCAGCTACGGCTACTGCGCGACGTGCGGCAAGCCGATCAGCTACGAACGGCTCCGTGCGATCCCGGAAACGGCCTACTGCAAGGATCACAGCCCCCAATCGTTCGTGTCAGCCAAACGGCCGATTGAGGAAATCTTCTTGTCCCCTCCTTTTGGCCGCACGAGCCTGGATGAACGCGAGGACCAAAATGGCTTCGACGGGGAGGATGCTTGGCAAATCGTCGAGAGCTACGGTACTTCGAATTCACCGGCGATGGCCGAGGACCGGGAAATCGATGATTATAACGATATGGAAATCGAAGCATCCGAAGAGCTCGACGGATTTGTGGAGCCTTACGAGTCCTTTGTTGCCACCGATATTTACGGCAAAAACGTCTGCTTTTACCGCAATGGGGTTTACCGGAAACATATGAGTGCTACGGAGCATTTGGATAGCGAAGATTCGCTCGGAACCGGCCCTAATACGTATTAA
- a CDS encoding DUF5665 domain-containing protein, whose translation MIRRKPRPEPAVPAAAELLPKTPEEQMNAVYRLTLNWTRQLEKSRIAEYTELLNRPWRLIWLNLLSGTARGVGIAIGFTFFAATIIYILQILGALNLPIIGDYIADIVRIVQRQLELNTY comes from the coding sequence ATGATTCGTCGAAAACCGAGGCCTGAACCTGCGGTACCTGCGGCGGCGGAACTTTTGCCGAAAACACCGGAGGAGCAGATGAACGCCGTATACCGCCTGACCTTGAATTGGACCAGGCAGCTAGAGAAATCGCGGATCGCCGAATACACCGAACTGCTAAACCGCCCGTGGCGCTTGATCTGGTTAAACCTGTTATCCGGCACGGCCCGGGGGGTAGGGATCGCGATCGGGTTTACCTTTTTTGCGGCAACGATCATCTACATCCTGCAGATCCTGGGGGCGCTGAATCTGCCGATCATCGGCGACTATATCGCGGACATCGTGCGGATCGTGCAAAGACAGCTGGAGCTTAATACGTATTAG
- the ileS gene encoding isoleucine--tRNA ligase, protein MKKVDVKENARARDLRILDKWSRENTFKKSIENRAGRPNYVFFEGPPTANGLPHIGHVLGRVIKDFIGRYQTMKGYRVVRKAGWDTHGLPVELGVEKELGISGKQEIEKYGIEEFVKKCKDSVFGYEKQWREFTEAIAYWVDLDDPYITLNNSYIESVWNILATIHDKGLLYRGHRVSPYCPCCQTSLSSHEVAQGYEDVKDLSATAKFKLNDTGEYVLAWTTTPWTLPSHVALAVNPDMEYARVQQEDGVYIVAKNLVEKVMKGDYTVLSTHKGSEFVGKTYTPPFTYIKAENINVIVGASFVTDASGTGIVHMAPAHGEDDYRTCRENGITFVSVVNGQGRYTDVVTDFAGRFVKDCDLDIVKMLSEQGTLYSKEKYEHSYPFCWRCKSPLLYYAMESWFIETTAVKDQLIANNNSVDWYPGHVREGRFGKFLEELVDWNISRNRYWGTPLNVWVCPDCGGQFAPHSIAELREHAVGHVSEDLELHKPYVDEVKVHCPHCEGGVMERTSEVIDVWFDSGSMPFAQHHYPFENQETFAEQFPADMICEGIDQTRGWFYSLLAVSTLFTGKAPYKAVIATGHVLDENGQKMSKSKGNVIDPWEIINEFGTDAFRWALLSDSAPWNSKRFSKGIVAEAKSKVVDTLVNTHAFLTLYAGIDGYKPEEHAYRPSENKLDRWILSRLNSLIQVVDKGLAVNDFVNSSQAIEGFIDELSNWYIRRSRDRFWGSGLNEDKLSAYQTLTHVLLTISKVIAPFAPLIAEDIFTNLGGGESVHLADYPQADESLIDLALEQDMESARQIVELARNVRNESGIKTRQPLSSLIVSMDREFAVSEYEDIIKEEINVKAIEIETSDSGFVDFTLKMNLKVAGKKYGKNIGFLQGYLKNLAPEQTRAIVEQGQFTVTSPEGEELTVTADELLVEKQAKPGYASASGYGITVALNTDITPELEQEGWVREVVRAVQDTRKKLDLPIEKRVHLTLDVDDELKAAITAFEHVLRENVLITDVAFGKPQGPAETVDLGSKTIAISIDA, encoded by the coding sequence ATGAAGAAGGTTGACGTCAAAGAAAATGCGCGGGCGCGCGACCTGCGGATTCTGGACAAATGGAGCCGAGAAAATACGTTTAAAAAGAGTATCGAAAATCGGGCGGGCCGGCCGAACTACGTCTTTTTTGAAGGACCGCCTACGGCTAACGGATTGCCGCATATCGGGCACGTGCTGGGCCGCGTTATCAAGGACTTCATTGGCCGCTATCAAACGATGAAAGGCTATCGCGTAGTCCGCAAAGCGGGCTGGGATACGCACGGATTGCCGGTAGAACTGGGCGTGGAGAAGGAGCTTGGCATCTCCGGCAAGCAGGAAATCGAGAAATACGGCATTGAGGAATTCGTGAAAAAATGTAAAGACAGCGTGTTTGGCTACGAAAAGCAATGGCGCGAATTTACCGAAGCGATTGCGTACTGGGTGGATCTCGACGATCCGTACATCACCCTGAATAACAGCTACATCGAAAGCGTGTGGAACATCCTGGCAACGATCCACGACAAAGGCTTGCTGTACCGCGGTCATCGCGTCAGCCCGTATTGCCCTTGCTGCCAAACATCGCTCAGCTCCCACGAAGTGGCGCAAGGATATGAGGACGTGAAGGATCTCAGCGCCACAGCGAAATTTAAGCTGAACGACACCGGCGAATATGTGCTGGCATGGACGACCACGCCTTGGACGCTGCCGTCCCACGTGGCATTGGCTGTGAATCCGGACATGGAATACGCTAGAGTGCAGCAGGAAGACGGCGTATATATCGTTGCGAAGAACCTCGTTGAAAAAGTCATGAAAGGCGATTACACGGTATTGTCGACGCATAAAGGTTCGGAATTCGTAGGCAAAACCTATACGCCGCCGTTCACCTATATCAAGGCGGAGAACATCAACGTGATCGTTGGCGCTTCGTTTGTTACCGATGCCAGCGGTACAGGGATCGTTCACATGGCACCGGCTCACGGGGAAGACGACTATCGTACTTGCCGCGAGAACGGCATCACCTTCGTCAGCGTCGTGAACGGCCAAGGTCGTTATACGGATGTGGTGACTGATTTTGCCGGCCGCTTCGTCAAGGACTGCGACCTCGACATCGTGAAGATGCTGTCCGAGCAAGGAACGCTGTACAGCAAAGAGAAATACGAGCACAGCTATCCGTTCTGCTGGCGTTGTAAATCGCCGCTGCTCTACTATGCGATGGAGAGCTGGTTTATCGAAACAACGGCAGTGAAGGATCAGCTGATCGCCAACAACAATTCTGTGGATTGGTATCCAGGGCATGTCCGTGAAGGCCGCTTCGGGAAGTTCCTCGAAGAGCTGGTCGACTGGAACATCAGCCGGAACCGCTATTGGGGTACTCCGCTGAACGTATGGGTTTGTCCGGATTGCGGCGGGCAGTTCGCACCGCACAGCATCGCCGAGCTGCGTGAGCATGCAGTAGGCCATGTCAGTGAGGATCTGGAGCTGCATAAGCCATATGTCGACGAAGTGAAGGTGCATTGCCCGCATTGCGAAGGCGGCGTGATGGAACGGACGAGCGAAGTCATCGACGTTTGGTTCGACAGCGGCTCGATGCCGTTTGCCCAGCATCATTATCCGTTTGAGAACCAAGAGACGTTCGCGGAGCAATTCCCGGCGGACATGATCTGCGAAGGGATCGACCAAACGCGCGGCTGGTTCTACAGCTTGCTGGCCGTGTCTACCTTGTTCACCGGCAAAGCGCCGTACAAAGCCGTCATCGCCACCGGCCACGTGCTGGACGAAAACGGGCAGAAGATGTCCAAATCCAAAGGCAATGTCATCGATCCTTGGGAAATCATCAACGAGTTTGGCACGGACGCATTCCGTTGGGCACTCTTGTCCGACAGTGCGCCTTGGAACAGCAAACGGTTCTCCAAAGGCATCGTAGCTGAAGCCAAATCCAAAGTCGTGGATACGCTGGTGAACACCCATGCGTTCCTGACGCTCTACGCCGGCATCGACGGCTACAAACCGGAGGAGCACGCTTACCGTCCTTCCGAGAATAAGCTGGACCGCTGGATTCTGTCCCGTCTGAACAGCTTGATTCAGGTGGTAGACAAAGGCCTGGCGGTTAACGACTTCGTGAACTCCTCGCAAGCGATCGAAGGGTTTATCGATGAGCTCAGTAACTGGTATATCCGCCGCTCCCGCGACCGGTTCTGGGGCAGCGGCCTGAACGAAGACAAATTGTCCGCTTACCAAACGCTGACTCATGTGTTGCTTACGATCTCCAAGGTGATCGCTCCGTTTGCGCCGTTGATCGCCGAGGATATTTTCACCAACCTGGGCGGCGGGGAAAGCGTCCACCTGGCCGATTATCCGCAAGCGGATGAATCGCTGATCGATCTGGCGCTGGAACAAGACATGGAGAGCGCACGGCAAATCGTTGAGCTGGCCCGCAACGTCCGCAACGAGAGCGGCATCAAAACGCGTCAGCCGTTGTCCAGCCTGATCGTCTCCATGGACCGGGAATTTGCGGTGAGTGAATACGAAGACATCATCAAGGAAGAGATCAACGTCAAAGCGATCGAGATCGAAACGAGCGACAGCGGGTTCGTTGATTTCACGCTGAAGATGAACCTGAAGGTGGCCGGCAAGAAATACGGCAAAAACATCGGCTTCCTGCAAGGCTACCTGAAGAATCTCGCACCGGAGCAAACCCGCGCCATCGTGGAGCAAGGTCAATTTACCGTGACCTCGCCGGAAGGCGAAGAGCTGACGGTTACTGCGGACGAATTGCTCGTTGAGAAACAAGCAAAGCCGGGCTACGCTTCCGCTTCCGGTTACGGCATAACCGTTGCGCTTAACACGGACATCACGCCGGAGCTGGAACAAGAAGGCTGGGTGCGTGAAGTCGTCCGCGCGGTGCAGGATACCCGTAAGAAGCTCGATCTGCCGATCGAGAAACGGGTACACCTCACCTTGGATGTTGACGATGAATTAAAAGCGGCCATCACCGCGTTTGAACATGTGCTGCGTGAGAACGTCTTGATCACGGACGTCGCCTTCGGCAAGCCGCAAGGCCCGGCAGAAACGGTGGATCTCGGCAGTAAAACGATCGCCATTTCGATTGATGCTTAA